Proteins encoded in a region of the Variovorax sp. PAMC 28711 genome:
- the atpD gene encoding F0F1 ATP synthase subunit beta, producing MEKIPSNIGTVTAVRGSVVDVRFEGMLPMIHSVLHAGDNDSIVIEVLTQRDERHVRGIALTTTEGLARGAQVRDTGGPLRAPVGKAIVSRMFDVFGNVIDRGEPLAQSEWRSVHRDPPALSRRSTTSEVFETGIKVIDVLTPLERGGKAGLFGGAGVGKTVLLTEMIHNMIDHQDGVSIFCGIGERCREGAELYDAMKEAGVLAKMVMIFAQMNEPPGARFRVGDAALTMAEYFRDDERRDVLLLVDNIFRYIQAGMEVSSLMGQMPSRLGYQPTMGTELAGFEERIANTDSGAITSIQAVYVPADDFTDPAAVHTFSHLSASIVLSRERASEGLYPSIDPLQSSSRMATPGIVGARHYALAQEIRQTLAQYAKLKDIIAMLGLEQLSPSDRKVVARARRLERFLTQPFFTTEQFTGLKGKLVGLADALDGCERILADEFNDRPESALYMIGAISEAKAKANPQSAKAADAQPETAHAT from the coding sequence GTGGAAAAAATTCCTTCGAATATCGGCACCGTCACGGCAGTGCGTGGCAGCGTGGTCGATGTGCGGTTCGAAGGCATGCTGCCGATGATCCATTCGGTGTTGCACGCGGGCGATAACGACAGCATCGTCATCGAGGTGTTGACCCAACGCGACGAGCGCCATGTTCGCGGCATAGCGCTGACGACCACGGAGGGACTGGCCCGCGGCGCGCAGGTGCGCGACACCGGTGGGCCGTTGCGCGCGCCGGTCGGCAAGGCCATCGTCTCGCGCATGTTCGACGTGTTCGGTAACGTCATCGATCGGGGCGAGCCGCTGGCACAGAGCGAATGGCGCTCGGTGCACCGGGATCCACCCGCGCTGTCGCGCCGCTCGACCACCTCCGAAGTCTTCGAGACCGGCATCAAGGTCATCGACGTGCTCACGCCGCTCGAGCGTGGCGGCAAGGCGGGTCTCTTTGGCGGTGCCGGCGTGGGCAAGACGGTGCTGCTGACCGAGATGATCCACAACATGATCGACCACCAGGACGGCGTGAGCATCTTCTGCGGCATCGGCGAGCGCTGCCGCGAGGGCGCGGAGCTCTACGACGCGATGAAGGAGGCGGGCGTGCTGGCGAAGATGGTCATGATCTTCGCCCAGATGAACGAGCCGCCGGGTGCGCGCTTTCGCGTCGGAGACGCAGCGCTGACCATGGCCGAGTACTTTCGGGACGACGAGCGCCGCGACGTATTGCTGCTGGTCGACAACATCTTTCGCTACATCCAGGCGGGCATGGAGGTCTCGAGCCTGATGGGGCAGATGCCGTCGCGGCTCGGCTACCAGCCCACGATGGGCACCGAACTCGCGGGTTTCGAGGAGCGTATCGCCAACACCGACAGCGGCGCGATCACGTCGATCCAGGCGGTGTACGTGCCGGCCGACGACTTCACCGACCCGGCGGCGGTGCACACCTTCTCGCACCTGTCGGCCTCGATCGTGCTGTCGCGCGAGCGGGCCAGCGAGGGCCTGTATCCGTCGATCGACCCGCTGCAGTCGAGCTCCCGCATGGCCACGCCCGGCATCGTGGGCGCGCGCCACTACGCGCTCGCGCAGGAGATTCGGCAGACGCTCGCGCAGTACGCGAAGCTCAAGGACATCATCGCCATGCTGGGCCTCGAGCAGCTGTCACCGTCCGACCGCAAGGTGGTCGCGCGAGCGCGGAGGCTGGAGCGCTTCCTGACGCAGCCCTTCTTTACCACCGAGCAGTTCACCGGCCTCAAGGGCAAGCTGGTGGGCCTGGCGGACGCGCTCGACGGGTGCGAACGCATCCTCGCCGACGAGTTCAACGACCGGCCCGAGAGCGCCCTGTACATGATCGGCGCGATCTCGGAGGCGAAAGCCAAGGCAAACCCGCAATCTGCGAAGGCCGCCGATGCGCAACCGGAGACCGCGCATGCGACTTAA
- a CDS encoding F0F1 ATP synthase subunit epsilon, which translates to MRLKVLLPFEVFVDDRDVSRIVAQTPQGAFGLLSHRLDCVAALAPGILTYENAAHEEVFLAVDQGVLVKTGAEVLVSVRRALRGTDLAQLHAAVTQQFERQGQQDQDLRYAMTRLESGFLRRVAGFEHG; encoded by the coding sequence ATGCGACTTAAGGTGCTGCTGCCGTTCGAGGTGTTCGTCGACGACCGCGATGTGTCGCGCATCGTCGCGCAGACGCCGCAGGGCGCGTTCGGGCTGCTGTCGCACCGGCTGGACTGCGTGGCGGCGTTGGCACCCGGCATCCTGACCTATGAAAACGCGGCACACGAAGAGGTGTTCCTCGCGGTAGACCAAGGCGTGCTCGTGAAGACCGGCGCCGAGGTGCTCGTGTCGGTGCGCCGCGCCCTGCGTGGGACTGATCTCGCGCAGCTGCACGCAGCGGTGACGCAGCAGTTCGAACGGCAGGGCCAGCAGGACCAGGATTTGCGCTACGCGATGACGCGACTGGAGAGCGGGTTCCTGCGGCGCGTCGCGGGGTTCGAGCATGGCTGA
- a CDS encoding ATP synthase subunit I: MTMHELFASLIAAPLAVLLSVTGGAALGVIFYGGLWWTVRRAATFQRPGASMLTSMLLRMGVTLGGFYLVSGGELRRMLLCLLGFVLARVAVTWFTRLPRTPGRMHTESGVRHAP; this comes from the coding sequence ATGACGATGCATGAACTGTTCGCCAGCCTGATCGCGGCGCCGCTCGCGGTGCTGCTTTCCGTCACGGGCGGTGCGGCCCTCGGCGTGATCTTCTACGGCGGTCTCTGGTGGACCGTGCGTCGCGCAGCGACTTTCCAGCGGCCGGGCGCCAGCATGCTCACCAGCATGCTGCTGCGCATGGGCGTCACGCTGGGCGGGTTCTATCTCGTGTCCGGTGGCGAGCTGCGGCGAATGCTGCTGTGCCTGCTCGGCTTCGTGCTGGCCCGCGTGGCGGTGACGTGGTTCACACGCCTGCCGCGGACCCCCGGCCGCATGCACACCGAAAGCGGAGTCCGCCATGCGCCTTAG
- a CDS encoding AtpZ/AtpI family protein: protein MADPRSESERRTARAHTLADEVGTQAARKLKARRDGAPGVFFGLGMMGLVGWSVAVPTLLGAALGVWLDRHHPGAHPWTLALLVGGLALGCLNAWHWVTREDRAMHEGEGHDDA, encoded by the coding sequence ATGGCTGATCCCCGGAGCGAATCGGAGCGCCGCACCGCGCGGGCGCACACGCTGGCCGACGAGGTCGGCACCCAGGCTGCGCGCAAGCTGAAGGCGCGCCGCGATGGTGCGCCCGGTGTGTTCTTCGGCCTGGGGATGATGGGACTCGTCGGCTGGTCGGTGGCCGTGCCGACGCTGCTCGGCGCCGCGCTGGGCGTGTGGCTCGATCGCCATCACCCGGGCGCGCACCCGTGGACGCTGGCGTTGCTGGTCGGCGGGCTGGCGCTCGGTTGCCTGAATGCCTGGCATTGGGTGACGCGGGAAGACCGTGCCATGCACGAGGGCGAGGGCCATGACGATGCATGA
- a CDS encoding acetate/propionate family kinase codes for MHALAFNSGSSSLKFGLYRVHGTQVTRLVSGEVEGLGQPLGAFHAHDAQGNPLLNETSAPASADAAIERIAALLASAQTPSPQVIGHRIVHGGPAQRAHCRIDDAVLRDLEAAVAFAPLHTPAALAVVRGAQARFPNLPQVACFDTTFHRTMPDVARMLSLPREMRALGIERYGFHGLSCESIVRQLAAERADGVPPRLAIAHLGNGASITAVRDGVSVDTSMGLTPSGGVIMGTRSGDLDPGVLVYLARERQFDAAMLEDLVDHRSGLLGISGLSGDMRTLHAAAATNAGARLAIEMFCQSVRKQLGAMSVVLNGLDLIVFTGGIGENDGAVRAEIRRGLSSIGVDSADDGSPCRVQALPSLEDEQIALHAAALCPGLT; via the coding sequence ATGCACGCATTGGCATTCAACAGCGGCTCCTCGTCGCTGAAGTTCGGCCTCTATCGCGTGCACGGAACGCAAGTGACACGCCTCGTCAGCGGCGAGGTGGAAGGCCTCGGTCAACCGCTCGGCGCCTTTCACGCACACGATGCGCAGGGCAACCCGCTGTTGAACGAGACGAGCGCGCCGGCAAGTGCCGACGCAGCGATCGAGCGGATCGCCGCCTTGCTCGCAAGTGCACAGACACCATCGCCGCAGGTCATCGGCCACCGCATCGTGCACGGCGGCCCGGCACAACGGGCTCACTGCCGCATCGATGACGCCGTGCTGCGCGACCTGGAGGCCGCAGTCGCATTCGCGCCGCTGCACACGCCGGCCGCCCTGGCGGTGGTTCGCGGCGCCCAGGCGCGATTCCCCAACTTGCCGCAGGTGGCGTGTTTCGACACCACTTTCCACCGGACGATGCCCGACGTCGCACGCATGCTCTCACTGCCGCGCGAAATGCGTGCACTGGGAATCGAGCGCTACGGCTTCCACGGCCTCTCCTGCGAGTCGATCGTGCGTCAGTTGGCGGCCGAACGTGCCGATGGCGTACCGCCCCGGCTGGCCATCGCGCACCTCGGCAATGGGGCGAGCATCACCGCGGTGCGCGATGGCGTGTCCGTCGACACCAGCATGGGGCTCACGCCGAGCGGCGGCGTGATCATGGGGACGCGCAGCGGTGATCTCGATCCGGGCGTCCTGGTCTATCTGGCCCGCGAGCGGCAGTTCGACGCGGCGATGCTCGAAGATCTGGTCGACCACCGCAGCGGGCTGCTCGGCATCTCGGGGTTGAGCGGCGACATGCGCACCCTGCATGCAGCGGCCGCAACCAATGCCGGTGCCCGACTGGCGATCGAAATGTTCTGCCAATCCGTGCGCAAGCAGTTGGGAGCGATGAGCGTCGTGCTCAACGGCCTTGATTTGATCGTCTTCACGGGCGGCATCGGCGAAAACGACGGCGCGGTCCGCGCGGAGATCCGCCGGGGGCTCTCGTCGATCGGTGTCGACAGCGCGGACGATGGCTCACCCTGCCGGGTGCAGGCGCTGCCGTCGCTCGAAGACGAGCAGATCGCGCTGCACGCGGCGGCGTTGTGCCCGGGCCTCACGTAG